One genomic region from Thioalbus denitrificans encodes:
- a CDS encoding TrpB-like pyridoxal phosphate-dependent enzyme, with amino-acid sequence MQQTKILLDESEIPTHWYNVVADMPNPPAPPLGPDGKPIGPDALAAIFPMALIEQEVSAERWIPIPDEVRQFLTMWRPSPLFRAHRLEQMLGTPAKIFYKYEGISPAGSHKPNTAVAQAYYNKQEGIKRLTTETGAGQWGSSLALVGNKFGLDVRVYMVKVSYEQKPFRRSMMQTWGAEVLPSPTNLTNSGRHILAQDPDSQGSLGIAISEAVEEAASRDDTNYSLGSVLNHVLLHQTVIGLETRKQLEKVGEYPDVIFAPCGGGSNVGGMMFPFFADKAAGKDIRLVAVEPASCPTLTRGHYAYDFGDTEGLTPLMLMYTLGHDFMPPGIHAGGLRYHGDSPLVSQLYKEGYLEAQAVSQIATFEAGVTFARAEGIVAAPESCHAIRAAMDEALRCKETGEAKTILFTLSGHGHFDMASYDKYFAGELEDYDYPEQAIHDALERLPKVG; translated from the coding sequence GTGCAGCAGACCAAGATCCTGCTCGACGAGTCCGAGATTCCCACCCACTGGTACAACGTGGTGGCCGACATGCCGAACCCGCCGGCACCGCCGCTGGGGCCCGACGGCAAGCCCATCGGCCCCGACGCGCTGGCCGCCATCTTCCCCATGGCCCTCATCGAGCAGGAGGTCTCCGCCGAGCGCTGGATCCCGATCCCGGACGAGGTGCGGCAGTTCCTGACCATGTGGCGGCCCTCGCCCCTGTTCCGCGCCCACCGCCTGGAGCAGATGCTCGGGACCCCGGCGAAGATCTTCTACAAGTACGAGGGCATCAGCCCGGCCGGATCCCACAAGCCCAACACCGCCGTGGCCCAGGCCTACTACAACAAGCAGGAGGGCATCAAGCGCCTGACCACCGAGACCGGCGCCGGCCAGTGGGGCTCCTCCCTGGCCCTGGTGGGCAACAAGTTCGGGCTCGACGTGCGCGTCTACATGGTGAAGGTGAGCTACGAGCAGAAGCCCTTCCGCCGCTCCATGATGCAGACCTGGGGGGCCGAGGTGCTGCCGAGCCCCACCAACCTCACCAACTCCGGGCGCCACATCCTGGCCCAGGACCCGGACTCCCAGGGCTCGCTCGGCATCGCCATCTCCGAGGCGGTGGAGGAGGCGGCCTCGCGCGACGACACCAACTACTCCCTGGGCTCGGTGCTCAACCACGTGCTGCTGCACCAGACGGTCATCGGTCTCGAGACCCGCAAGCAGCTGGAGAAGGTGGGCGAGTACCCGGATGTCATCTTCGCCCCCTGCGGCGGCGGCTCCAACGTCGGCGGCATGATGTTCCCCTTCTTCGCCGACAAGGCCGCCGGCAAGGATATCCGCCTGGTGGCGGTGGAGCCCGCCTCCTGCCCGACCCTGACCCGCGGCCACTACGCCTACGACTTCGGCGACACCGAGGGGCTCACCCCGCTGATGCTCATGTACACCCTGGGCCACGACTTCATGCCCCCGGGCATCCACGCCGGCGGCCTGCGCTACCACGGCGACTCCCCGCTGGTCTCCCAGCTCTACAAGGAGGGCTACCTGGAGGCGCAGGCGGTGTCGCAGATCGCCACCTTCGAGGCCGGCGTCACCTTCGCCCGGGCCGAGGGCATCGTGGCCGCCCCCGAGTCCTGCCACGCCATCCGCGCGGCCATGGACGAGGCGCTGCGCTGCAAGGAGACCGGCGAGGCGAAGACCATCCTGTTCACCCTCTCCGGCCACGGCCACTTCGACATGGCCTCCTACGACAAGTACTTCGCCGGCGAGTTGGAGGACTACGACTACCCCGAGCAGGCCATCCACGACGCCCTGGAGCGGCTGCCCAAGGTGGGCTGA
- a CDS encoding MFS transporter, with protein MSNVSPRGLQLAVFALVAAAFTNIYITQPVLPVLQREFGASPTEVSFTVAAVILGVALANLPFGRLADRVDVRRLILAGGVLVAVSGLVCAVTENLWLLVAARFVQGLFIPAVTTSLAAHLSRSLPLERLNVVMGAYISATVAGGLGGRLLGGWLHPPAHWRWAFVTAAALLLAATLFALRVLPRPEAGTRPEPDTGGYLDLLRRPEILRIYAVAFAAFFVFSSLFNYLPFRLEGPPFGLPTGVITLIYLAYVVGIGMGPLAGRLSNRYGNAATLLGGTLVLGGSIGLTLLPSLWTVVIGLVGICAGFFAMHAAAAGSLNRRLSGSRGRANALYVLFYYLGGWTGISVCGLAWSRAGWGAVVSLDLALLAIPLAVAWFVHRQGGPAPASG; from the coding sequence ATGTCCAACGTCTCCCCCCGCGGGCTGCAGCTCGCCGTGTTCGCGCTCGTCGCGGCGGCCTTCACCAACATCTACATCACCCAGCCGGTGCTGCCGGTGCTGCAGCGGGAGTTCGGCGCCTCGCCCACGGAGGTCTCCTTCACGGTGGCGGCGGTGATTCTCGGCGTCGCGCTGGCCAACCTGCCCTTCGGGCGGCTGGCCGACCGGGTCGACGTGCGCCGGCTGATTCTCGCCGGCGGTGTGCTGGTGGCCGTGAGCGGGCTGGTGTGCGCGGTCACGGAGAACCTGTGGCTGCTGGTGGCCGCCCGCTTCGTGCAGGGGCTGTTCATCCCCGCGGTCACCACCAGCCTCGCGGCGCACCTCTCCCGCAGCCTGCCGCTGGAGCGCCTCAACGTCGTGATGGGCGCCTACATCTCCGCCACGGTGGCCGGCGGGCTGGGCGGGCGCCTGCTCGGCGGCTGGCTGCACCCGCCCGCCCACTGGCGCTGGGCCTTCGTCACCGCCGCCGCACTGCTGCTGGCGGCCACCCTGTTCGCGCTGCGGGTCCTGCCGCGCCCGGAGGCCGGCACCCGGCCCGAGCCCGACACCGGCGGCTACCTGGACCTGCTGCGGCGCCCGGAGATCCTGCGCATCTACGCGGTGGCCTTCGCCGCCTTCTTCGTCTTCTCGTCGCTGTTCAACTACCTGCCCTTCCGCCTCGAGGGCCCGCCCTTCGGGCTGCCCACCGGGGTCATCACCCTCATCTACCTGGCCTACGTCGTCGGCATCGGCATGGGGCCGCTGGCGGGCCGGCTCAGCAACCGCTACGGCAACGCCGCCACCCTGCTCGGCGGCACCCTGGTGCTGGGCGGCTCCATCGGCCTGACCCTGCTGCCCTCCCTGTGGACGGTGGTGATCGGGCTGGTGGGCATCTGCGCCGGGTTCTTCGCCATGCACGCGGCGGCGGCCGGTTCGCTGAACCGGCGCCTGTCGGGCAGCCGCGGCCGGGCCAATGCCCTCTACGTGCTGTTCTACTACCTCGGCGGCTGGACCGGCATCAGCGTCTGCGGCCTGGCCTGGAGCCGGGCCGGCTGGGGTGCGGTGGTGAGCCTGGACCTGGCGCTGCTGGCCATCCCCCTGGCGGTTGCCTGGTTCGTCCACCGCCAGGGAGGGCCGGCGCCGGCCTCCGGCTGA
- the ettA gene encoding energy-dependent translational throttle protein EttA yields the protein MAQYIYTMNRVGKVVPPNNRWILKDISLSFFPGAKIGVLGLNGSGKSTLLRIMAGVDTDIQGEARPQSGINIGYLPQEPRLDPAKDVRGNVEEALGHVKEALAKLDAVYAAYAEPDADFDALAAEQARLENIIQAADGHNLEHQLEVAADALRLPPWDADVTKLSGGERRRVALCRLLLSAPDMLLLDEPTNHLDAESVAWLEVFLKNFPGTVVAITHDRYFLDNVAGWILELDRGQGIPWEGNYSSWLEQKEKRLEQEQKQEAARIKAMKHELEWVRSNPKGRHAKSKARLARFEELQSADYQKRNETNELYIPPGPRLGDLVIEAEGLTKGFGERLLIDGLSFRLPPGGIVGVIGPNGAGKTTLFRMLVGQEQPDGGELRVGPTVQLAYVDQSRDALDGGKTVWEEVSGGQELITVGRFQLNSRAYLSRFNFRGTDQQKQVGNLSGGERNRLHLAKLLQSGGNVLLLDEPTNDLDVETLRALEEALLEFPGCAVVISHDRWFLDRVATHILAFEGDSRAVWFEGNYADYEADRHRRLGTDADQPHRIKYKPLKV from the coding sequence ATGGCCCAGTACATCTACACCATGAACCGGGTGGGCAAGGTAGTGCCCCCCAACAACCGCTGGATCCTGAAGGATATCTCGCTCTCCTTCTTCCCCGGCGCCAAGATCGGCGTGCTCGGCCTCAACGGCTCGGGCAAGTCCACCCTGCTGCGGATCATGGCCGGGGTGGATACCGACATCCAGGGCGAGGCGCGGCCCCAGTCGGGCATCAACATCGGCTACCTGCCCCAGGAGCCCCGGCTCGACCCCGCCAAGGACGTGCGCGGCAATGTGGAGGAGGCGCTGGGCCATGTGAAGGAGGCGCTGGCGAAGCTCGACGCGGTCTACGCCGCCTATGCCGAGCCCGACGCCGACTTCGACGCCCTGGCCGCCGAGCAGGCGCGGCTGGAGAACATCATCCAGGCCGCCGACGGCCACAACCTGGAACACCAGCTGGAGGTGGCCGCCGATGCGCTGCGCCTGCCGCCCTGGGACGCCGACGTGACCAAGCTCTCGGGCGGCGAGCGGCGCCGGGTCGCGCTGTGCCGGCTGCTGCTCTCGGCGCCCGACATGCTGCTGCTGGACGAGCCCACCAACCACCTGGACGCCGAGAGCGTGGCGTGGCTGGAGGTGTTCCTGAAGAACTTCCCCGGCACCGTGGTGGCCATCACCCACGACCGCTACTTCCTCGACAACGTGGCCGGCTGGATCCTCGAGCTCGACCGCGGCCAGGGCATCCCCTGGGAGGGCAACTACTCCTCCTGGCTGGAGCAGAAGGAGAAGCGCCTGGAGCAGGAGCAGAAGCAGGAGGCGGCGCGCATCAAGGCCATGAAGCACGAGCTGGAATGGGTACGCTCCAACCCCAAGGGGCGCCATGCCAAGAGCAAGGCCCGCCTGGCCCGCTTCGAGGAGCTGCAGTCGGCCGACTACCAGAAGCGCAACGAGACCAACGAGCTCTACATTCCGCCGGGGCCGCGCCTGGGCGACCTGGTGATCGAGGCCGAGGGGCTCACCAAGGGCTTCGGCGAGCGGCTGCTCATCGACGGCCTCTCCTTCCGCCTCCCCCCGGGCGGGATCGTGGGCGTCATCGGCCCCAACGGTGCCGGCAAGACCACCCTGTTCCGGATGCTGGTGGGCCAGGAGCAGCCGGACGGCGGCGAGCTGCGGGTGGGACCCACCGTGCAGCTCGCCTACGTGGACCAGAGCCGCGATGCGCTGGACGGCGGCAAGACGGTCTGGGAGGAGGTCTCCGGCGGCCAGGAACTCATCACCGTGGGCAGGTTCCAGCTCAACTCCCGGGCCTACCTCAGCCGCTTCAACTTCCGCGGCACCGACCAGCAGAAACAGGTGGGCAATCTCTCCGGCGGCGAGCGCAACCGCCTGCACCTGGCCAAGCTGCTGCAGAGCGGCGGCAACGTGCTGCTGCTGGACGAGCCCACCAACGATCTCGACGTGGAGACCCTGCGGGCGCTGGAGGAGGCGCTGCTGGAGTTCCCGGGCTGCGCCGTGGTCATCTCCCACGACCGCTGGTTCCTCGACCGCGTCGCCACCCACATCCTCGCCTTCGAGGGCGACAGCCGGGCGGTCTGGTTCGAGGGCAACTACGCCGACTACGAGGCCGATCGCCACCGGCGCCTGGGCACCGACGCCGACCAGCCCCACCGCATCAAGTACAAGCCGCTCAAGGTCTGA
- a CDS encoding Lpp/OprI family alanine-zipper lipoprotein, whose protein sequence is MKKSIVLKMSAVALSVGLLAGCATTDQLKQMQADIDSAKQMASQAQSTADAADSKAEAAMQKADAAMRAADQANERADRMMERCCGK, encoded by the coding sequence ATGAAGAAAAGCATTGTCCTGAAAATGTCCGCCGTCGCCCTGAGCGTGGGGCTGCTGGCTGGCTGCGCCACCACCGATCAGCTCAAGCAGATGCAGGCCGACATCGACAGCGCCAAGCAGATGGCCTCCCAGGCCCAGAGCACCGCCGATGCCGCCGACAGCAAGGCCGAAGCCGCCATGCAGAAGGCGGATGCCGCCATGCGCGCCGCCGATCAGGCCAATGAGCGTGCCGACCGCATGATGGAGAGGTGCTGCGGCAAGTAA